In a single window of the Halomicroarcula saliterrae genome:
- a CDS encoding 2-oxoacid:acceptor oxidoreductase subunit alpha gives MTDNELIWRIAGGSGDGIDSTSQNFAKALMRSGLHVFTHRHYPSRIRGGHTYVEVRAKDEQVQSRGDGYNFLLALGDSFARNPQDEAYYGKEELKPLYENFDDLREGGVLLYDEGLLDEEDVDEIELEEHAEENGWHVVPMDLRGIAKEHGREIMRNTAGIGATAAILDIGTEEFEELIEQNMSGDMQEANLNVLQDAYEAASELDIDHDIDVPSGSHDEEQVILSGSNAISYGALDEGCRFISGYPMTPWTDVFTIMSQHLPEFGGISEQVEDEIAAAALALGASHMGVKSMSGSSGGGFALMSEPLGLAEMTETPIVLVEAMRAGPSTGMPTKPEQADLEHVLYTSQGDSARVVFAPANIRECYTQTRAAFRIAYEYQIPAIVVYDQKIQGELRNMPASHFDEQANSDPGSVLTEEEIAEAAHHSSGKFQRFLHEPEDGSNVSPRSVPGQKDGRYLATGNEHNPSGHISEDPENRIAQMERRLNKLDDIRADLDENASHQTYYGPEDAEHGVLVWGSQQDTAFEAVDRLNENGHSVKALGVSDMMPYPVEEVSEWLDSVDQVLVVEMNATAQFRGLTQKEIGKYGDKMSSLLKYNGNPFEPAEIVDGFESSINGEELAATNMKYLPAAGD, from the coding sequence ATGACAGACAACGAACTAATCTGGCGAATCGCTGGCGGTTCCGGTGACGGGATCGACTCGACGAGTCAGAACTTCGCGAAGGCCCTGATGCGTTCGGGACTTCACGTTTTCACACATCGTCACTACCCGTCGCGCATCCGTGGCGGCCACACGTACGTCGAAGTACGTGCCAAAGACGAACAGGTACAGTCACGCGGCGACGGCTACAACTTCCTGCTCGCCCTGGGTGACTCCTTCGCCCGGAACCCACAGGACGAGGCCTACTACGGCAAGGAAGAGCTGAAGCCGCTGTACGAGAACTTCGACGACCTCCGCGAGGGCGGCGTCCTCCTGTACGACGAGGGCCTCCTCGACGAGGAAGACGTCGACGAGATCGAACTCGAAGAACACGCCGAAGAGAACGGCTGGCACGTCGTTCCGATGGATCTGCGCGGTATCGCGAAGGAACACGGCCGGGAGATCATGCGCAACACGGCCGGTATCGGTGCGACCGCCGCTATCCTCGATATCGGTACCGAGGAGTTCGAGGAGCTCATCGAGCAGAACATGTCCGGCGACATGCAGGAGGCGAACCTCAACGTCCTGCAGGACGCCTACGAGGCCGCCTCGGAGCTGGACATCGACCACGACATCGACGTCCCCTCGGGCTCGCACGACGAGGAACAGGTCATCCTCTCGGGCTCTAACGCTATCTCCTACGGTGCGCTCGACGAGGGCTGTCGGTTCATCTCGGGCTACCCGATGACCCCGTGGACCGACGTCTTCACTATCATGTCCCAGCACCTCCCTGAGTTCGGCGGTATCTCGGAGCAGGTCGAGGACGAGATCGCCGCGGCGGCGCTCGCGCTCGGTGCGTCCCACATGGGCGTCAAATCCATGTCCGGGTCCTCCGGCGGTGGCTTCGCGCTGATGTCCGAGCCGCTCGGCCTCGCGGAGATGACGGAGACGCCGATCGTGCTGGTCGAAGCGATGCGTGCCGGTCCATCGACCGGGATGCCGACCAAGCCCGAACAGGCCGACCTCGAACACGTCCTGTACACCTCACAGGGCGACTCCGCCCGCGTCGTGTTCGCGCCGGCGAACATCCGCGAGTGTTACACGCAGACCCGCGCCGCGTTCCGGATCGCCTACGAGTACCAGATTCCGGCCATCGTCGTCTACGACCAGAAGATTCAGGGCGAGCTCCGGAACATGCCCGCGAGTCACTTCGACGAACAGGCCAACTCCGACCCAGGGTCGGTGCTGACCGAGGAGGAAATCGCGGAGGCTGCCCACCATTCGTCGGGCAAGTTCCAGCGCTTCCTCCACGAGCCCGAAGACGGCTCGAACGTGAGCCCCCGTTCCGTCCCCGGCCAGAAGGACGGACGGTACCTCGCGACCGGTAACGAGCACAACCCATCCGGGCACATCAGCGAGGACCCCGAGAACCGCATCGCGCAGATGGAGCGTCGGCTGAACAAGCTCGACGACATCCGCGCGGACCTCGACGAGAACGCCTCCCACCAGACCTACTACGGCCCCGAGGACGCCGAACACGGCGTTCTCGTCTGGGGCAGCCAGCAGGACACGGCCTTCGAGGCCGTCGACCGACTCAACGAGAACGGTCACTCCGTGAAGGCGCTGGGCGTCTCCGACATGATGCCCTACCCCGTCGAGGAGGTCTCCGAGTGGCTCGACTCCGTCGACCAGGTGCTGGTCGTCGAGATGAACGCCACGGCCCAGTTCCGCGGGCTCACCCAGAAGGAGATCGGCAAGTACGGCGACAAGATGTCGAGCCTGCTGAAGTACAACGGCAACCCCTTCGAGCCCGCCGAGATCGTCGACGGGTTCGAGTCCAGTATCAACGGCGAGGAGCTCGCCGCGACCAACATGAAGTACCTGCCAGCGGCAGGTGACTAA
- a CDS encoding HPr family phosphocarrier protein — MERLVDIVPEAGLHARPASQFVQTVTEYDATVEIGLADGEKLVPANSMLAVTGLGAKHGDTVRLVATGDDAEAALDAIEAVLSTPE, encoded by the coding sequence ATGGAGCGACTAGTCGATATCGTCCCGGAGGCCGGGCTGCACGCACGCCCCGCCTCACAGTTCGTCCAGACGGTCACCGAGTACGACGCGACGGTCGAGATCGGACTGGCCGACGGCGAGAAACTGGTGCCCGCAAACAGTATGCTCGCGGTGACGGGACTCGGCGCGAAACACGGCGACACCGTGCGCCTCGTCGCCACCGGTGACGACGCCGAGGCGGCCCTCGACGCCATCGAAGCGGTGCTTTCGACGCCCGAGTGA
- a CDS encoding N-acyl homoserine lactonase family protein has product MEDVGLTFLDRGRVMADRSFVVDGTSVATASNREPDHEYEEYVVWNLVIETPERTILWDTGSHPEAGDGYWPEPLYEAFAHVDAADHTLEGDLSEAGYALEDIDAVVMSHLHLDHAGGLYNFAGTDVPVYVHREELPYAYYSAKTAEGSIAYLASDFDHELNWEVVHGDSYHLADGVELLHLPGHTPGLLGALVERPGDPLLVVGDEAYVAANYEGQSMATSLLWNNAAWRESLARCRDIQRETGAEILLGHDLSVFERRR; this is encoded by the coding sequence ATGGAAGACGTAGGACTCACTTTCCTCGACCGCGGCCGCGTGATGGCCGACCGGAGCTTCGTCGTCGACGGCACGAGCGTCGCGACGGCCTCGAACCGCGAGCCCGACCACGAGTACGAGGAGTACGTGGTCTGGAACCTCGTCATCGAGACGCCCGAGCGGACGATACTGTGGGACACCGGCTCGCATCCGGAGGCCGGCGACGGCTACTGGCCCGAGCCGCTGTACGAGGCCTTCGCCCACGTCGACGCCGCCGACCATACCCTGGAGGGCGACCTCTCCGAGGCGGGCTACGCGCTGGAAGACATCGACGCGGTCGTGATGAGTCACCTGCATCTGGACCACGCCGGGGGGCTGTACAACTTCGCGGGCACCGACGTGCCCGTCTACGTTCACCGGGAGGAACTCCCCTACGCCTACTACAGCGCCAAGACCGCCGAGGGCTCTATCGCCTATCTCGCCAGCGACTTCGACCACGAGCTGAACTGGGAGGTCGTCCACGGCGATAGCTACCACCTCGCCGACGGCGTCGAGTTGCTCCACCTCCCGGGCCACACACCCGGGCTGCTGGGCGCGCTCGTCGAGCGGCCGGGCGACCCGCTGCTGGTCGTCGGCGACGAGGCGTACGTGGCGGCCAACTACGAGGGCCAGTCCATGGCCACGAGCCTGCTGTGGAACAACGCGGCCTGGCGGGAGAGTCTGGCGCGCTGTCGGGATATCCAGCGCGAGACCGGGGCCGAAATCCTGCTGGGCCACGACCTGTCGGTGTTCGAGCGGCGGCGTTAG
- a CDS encoding DICT sensory domain-containing protein has product MSLSELIAGVEDHEQTLTVFNAGQADTDELRERFADRNVRVVSETTASGRPGEFLTLSDGDGVYTATDLDSFYETLAGRDRHLSDGARRTVLDHLDETLFTSWSIGRMVSASREIEDRAWRVGRGSLYAGFQTLSTLRGELDLYERLGDSPVAVHAYAVPDVDPPQQSAFQLHLDRADEIANSWFVVFDDETSGGDGTTQKCALLAEEREPRRFYGFWTYDASTVDYIVDHLEGRYGMLEQ; this is encoded by the coding sequence ATGTCGCTCAGTGAACTCATCGCCGGCGTTGAAGACCACGAGCAGACGCTAACCGTGTTCAACGCCGGGCAGGCGGACACCGACGAACTGCGCGAGCGGTTCGCGGACCGGAACGTCCGCGTCGTCTCCGAGACGACCGCTAGCGGCCGCCCCGGCGAGTTCCTCACGCTCTCGGACGGGGACGGCGTCTACACGGCGACGGATCTCGACTCCTTCTACGAGACGCTGGCGGGCCGGGACCGCCATCTCTCCGACGGCGCGCGACGAACGGTCCTCGACCATCTGGACGAGACGCTGTTTACCTCCTGGTCCATCGGGCGGATGGTCTCGGCCTCCCGCGAGATAGAGGACCGCGCGTGGCGGGTCGGCCGCGGCTCGCTCTATGCCGGCTTCCAGACCCTCTCGACGCTCCGCGGGGAGCTGGACCTCTACGAGCGGCTGGGCGATTCGCCCGTGGCGGTCCACGCCTACGCCGTCCCCGACGTCGACCCGCCCCAACAGAGCGCGTTCCAGCTCCACCTCGACCGCGCTGACGAGATCGCGAACTCCTGGTTCGTCGTCTTCGACGACGAGACGAGCGGCGGCGACGGGACCACACAGAAGTGCGCCCTGCTGGCCGAGGAGCGCGAGCCCCGCCGGTTCTACGGCTTCTGGACCTACGACGCGTCGACGGTCGACTACATCGTCGACCACCTCGAAGGGCGCTACGGGATGCTCGAACAGTAG
- a CDS encoding type II toxin-antitoxin system VapC family toxin, with protein MIVLDRDVLVKLRNSNRTVIQHLRSSFDRILPFTIDTAYLDEKLQSQGVTLDPVDLLNLATAQEAGGTFVTHNRNDFDRGPVRDIADVDVVLTE; from the coding sequence ATGATTGTCCTCGACAGGGACGTACTGGTGAAGCTCCGGAACTCGAACCGGACGGTAATCCAGCACCTCCGGTCCAGCTTCGACAGAATCCTCCCGTTCACAATCGACACCGCGTATCTCGACGAGAAGCTGCAGTCACAGGGCGTAACCCTCGACCCCGTCGACCTGCTGAACCTGGCGACGGCGCAGGAAGCCGGTGGGACGTTCGTCACACACAACAGGAACGACTTCGACCGCGGGCCGGTGCGGGATATCGCAGACGTCGATGTCGTACTGACGGAGTGA
- a CDS encoding O-methyltransferase: protein MDETPLPAVTEQFARALAPEPDAIVAEMDERADREGFPTVGPAVGAWLRMLARLTDADRVFEFGSGFGYSAYWMAPAVPEDGEIVLTEIDADELDSAREYFERGGYADRAAFEHGDALDVVERYDGPFGVVLVDNEKQRYVEAFEAVREKVPVGGVVAADNAVEAEPLDFGDIRALLAGERVAASDASRGIADYLERVRDDPDFETGLLPLGEGVAVSVRVA from the coding sequence ATGGACGAGACGCCGCTCCCGGCCGTCACCGAGCAGTTCGCACGCGCCCTCGCCCCCGAGCCCGACGCCATCGTCGCGGAGATGGACGAACGAGCCGACCGCGAGGGGTTTCCCACCGTCGGCCCGGCCGTCGGCGCGTGGCTCCGCATGCTCGCCCGACTGACCGACGCCGACCGCGTCTTCGAGTTCGGGTCGGGCTTTGGCTACTCGGCGTACTGGATGGCGCCGGCAGTTCCCGAGGACGGTGAAATCGTCCTCACCGAAATCGACGCCGACGAACTCGATTCGGCCCGGGAGTACTTCGAGCGCGGCGGCTACGCCGACCGCGCCGCCTTCGAGCACGGCGACGCGCTCGACGTCGTCGAGCGCTACGACGGCCCCTTCGGCGTGGTGTTGGTCGACAACGAGAAACAGCGCTACGTCGAGGCGTTCGAGGCCGTCCGGGAGAAGGTGCCCGTCGGCGGCGTGGTGGCTGCCGACAACGCCGTCGAGGCCGAGCCGCTCGACTTCGGCGACATCCGGGCGTTGCTCGCCGGTGAGCGGGTCGCGGCCAGCGACGCGAGCCGCGGTATCGCCGACTATCTGGAGCGGGTCCGGGACGACCCCGACTTCGAGACCGGGCTGTTGCCGCTGGGTGAAGGCGTCGCGGTCAGCGTCCGCGTCGCCTGA
- a CDS encoding acyl-CoA dehydrogenase family protein: MELLSEYPVPEHARPVKAEAREFAQEHIAPVAADYYESGEYPWEVLEAGMDAGLVAGDISEELGGQGYDLEQMLAIAEEFYRADAGIALTLQLASFGAEIIEDHGSEAQQEEFLRPVAEHDQITGLAVSEPETGSDLAGMTTSAEKDGDEWVLNGEKYWVGNAVEADWLTLYAKTGDDPNNRYGNYSMFIVPTDAPGYHAEHIPEKMGFRASKQGHIVLEDCRIPEDHLVGVEGAGFYMLAEFFNHGRVVVAGHGVGLAAAAIEEAWEFVHDREAFGRTVDEFQAVQHKLADMQLQFQSARSLSWDAAARVANQENAGYWAALAKTAATEAATECSQMGMQLHGGRSVLLENRISRVFRDARIPVIYEGANDIQRNLIYRQTPE; encoded by the coding sequence ATGGAGCTACTTTCGGAGTATCCGGTGCCCGAACACGCCCGACCAGTCAAAGCCGAGGCCCGCGAGTTCGCCCAGGAACACATCGCGCCCGTCGCCGCAGATTACTACGAGTCGGGAGAGTACCCATGGGAGGTGCTCGAAGCGGGGATGGACGCCGGGCTCGTCGCCGGTGACATCAGCGAGGAGCTCGGCGGGCAGGGGTACGACCTGGAGCAGATGCTCGCTATCGCGGAGGAGTTCTATCGGGCCGACGCCGGCATCGCGCTGACGCTGCAGCTGGCGAGTTTCGGCGCGGAGATAATCGAGGACCACGGCAGCGAGGCCCAGCAAGAGGAGTTCCTCCGGCCGGTCGCCGAGCACGACCAGATAACCGGGCTCGCCGTCTCCGAACCAGAGACCGGCAGCGACCTCGCGGGGATGACCACCAGCGCCGAGAAGGACGGCGACGAGTGGGTCCTCAACGGCGAGAAGTACTGGGTGGGCAACGCCGTCGAGGCCGACTGGCTCACGCTCTACGCGAAGACGGGCGACGACCCGAACAACCGCTACGGCAACTACTCGATGTTCATCGTCCCGACGGACGCGCCCGGGTATCACGCCGAACACATCCCGGAGAAGATGGGCTTTCGCGCGTCCAAACAGGGCCACATCGTCCTGGAGGACTGTCGCATCCCCGAGGACCACCTCGTCGGCGTCGAGGGCGCCGGCTTCTACATGCTCGCGGAGTTCTTCAACCACGGGCGGGTCGTCGTCGCCGGCCACGGGGTCGGTCTCGCCGCCGCCGCCATCGAGGAGGCGTGGGAGTTCGTCCACGACCGGGAGGCCTTCGGCCGGACCGTCGACGAGTTCCAGGCCGTCCAGCACAAGCTCGCGGACATGCAACTGCAGTTCCAGTCGGCCCGCTCGCTCTCCTGGGACGCCGCCGCGCGCGTCGCCAATCAGGAGAACGCCGGCTACTGGGCGGCGCTGGCCAAGACCGCCGCGACCGAGGCCGCCACGGAGTGTTCCCAGATGGGCATGCAACTCCACGGCGGCCGGTCGGTCCTGCTGGAGAACCGCATCTCGCGGGTGTTCCGCGACGCCCGGATTCCGGTCATCTACGAGGGCGCCAACGACATCCAGCGGAATCTCATCTACCGGCAGACGCCGGAGTAG
- a CDS encoding chemotaxis protein CheC, giving the protein MSLMIDIRKLGLFNKMAKEGGNTVANHLSQMTGMETEMEITKINFIDIPDIKTHIGDEKQIGISIEMVEKPHGYILFLFNARSAKDLAHGMIGDMGETSDAGGFTDMERSAIQEIGNIMTSGFIDGWANVLDTTIDISTPNFTFGPGSGMVDQLVGGRDNDMALMFDSRVHALDSDINVKVYTFPELEELVGLMQEIEV; this is encoded by the coding sequence ATGAGTTTGATGATAGACATCAGGAAGCTCGGGCTGTTCAACAAGATGGCCAAGGAGGGCGGCAACACCGTCGCCAACCATCTGAGCCAGATGACCGGGATGGAGACGGAGATGGAGATCACGAAGATAAACTTCATCGACATCCCCGACATCAAGACGCACATCGGCGACGAGAAGCAGATCGGCATCAGTATCGAGATGGTCGAGAAACCCCACGGCTATATCCTCTTTCTGTTCAACGCCCGGAGCGCCAAGGACCTCGCTCACGGCATGATCGGCGACATGGGCGAGACCAGCGACGCGGGCGGGTTCACCGACATGGAGCGGTCCGCCATCCAGGAGATCGGGAACATCATGACCAGCGGCTTCATCGACGGCTGGGCCAACGTCCTCGATACGACCATCGACATCTCGACGCCGAACTTTACCTTCGGCCCCGGCTCGGGGATGGTCGACCAGCTCGTGGGCGGCCGGGACAACGACATGGCGCTGATGTTCGACTCGCGGGTCCACGCGCTGGACTCGGACATCAACGTGAAGGTGTACACGTTCCCCGAACTGGAGGAACTGGTCGGGCTCATGCAGGAAATCGAGGTCTGA
- the dhaL gene encoding dihydroxyacetone kinase subunit DhaL, whose translation MSDQGEAVVAAVAAVADRLEAERSYLTDLDSAIGDADHGGNMARGWAAAAEAVADMADPEPGDVVKTAGKTLLSEVGGASGPLYGGSLVFASPELADGLTAETAVAFAETYLEKVQDRGDARIGDKTMVDALVPAVHTFKKSVEVDEMTPVEGLSKAVAAAERGVDFTVPIRASKGRASYLGWRSVGHQDPGATSTLYIMEELLGVARERLDVTEPLPDDAESPTVPDGEVTED comes from the coding sequence ATGAGCGACCAGGGTGAGGCGGTCGTCGCCGCGGTCGCGGCGGTCGCGGACCGGCTAGAGGCGGAGCGGAGCTATCTCACCGACCTGGACTCGGCTATCGGCGACGCCGACCACGGCGGAAACATGGCCCGCGGGTGGGCCGCCGCCGCCGAGGCCGTCGCCGACATGGCGGACCCCGAGCCCGGCGACGTGGTGAAGACGGCCGGCAAGACGCTGCTGTCGGAGGTCGGCGGCGCGTCGGGGCCGCTGTACGGCGGCTCGCTCGTCTTCGCCAGTCCCGAGCTCGCGGACGGTCTCACGGCCGAGACGGCCGTCGCCTTCGCGGAGACCTATCTGGAGAAAGTCCAGGACCGCGGCGACGCCCGCATCGGCGACAAGACGATGGTGGACGCGCTGGTACCGGCGGTCCACACGTTCAAGAAATCCGTCGAGGTCGACGAGATGACGCCTGTCGAGGGGCTGTCGAAGGCCGTCGCCGCCGCCGAGCGCGGCGTCGATTTCACTGTTCCGATACGGGCCTCGAAGGGCCGGGCCTCGTATCTGGGCTGGCGTTCTGTGGGGCATCAGGACCCCGGTGCGACCAGTACGCTGTACATCATGGAGGAGCTTCTCGGTGTCGCACGGGAGCGCCTCGACGTGACCGAACCGCTCCCCGACGACGCCGAGTCACCGACCGTTCCCGACGGGGAGGTCACCGAGGACTGA
- a CDS encoding mechanosensitive ion channel family protein — protein MSRPLGYLSVALSVACAFGYLVVQRIRVDALLPGVGPGVTLFLADALALAAIGFATYGSYRLVLVAFDRHTPDKRRQHDARNVFRLTFGVAGTIAVLGVITQQWVGLLFSLGVVGFAVTFALQQPLFSLIGWLYIMVKRPYQVGDRVEIEDSKGDVVEVSFLVTTLWEINGGLVSSNQPSGRIITLPNSVVLSSHVMNYTREDFPFVWNELSIQVAYETDFEFATERMRTVADEYIGDEMAARIGRYRKRLSETPVELEVQDRPSVNVVQQESWVEFRLRYLVHPRRGQRVRNELYKRILDAFNEEPERVKFPVSRNR, from the coding sequence GTGAGTCGCCCTCTCGGTTACCTGTCGGTCGCGCTGTCGGTGGCCTGTGCGTTCGGGTACCTCGTCGTCCAGCGGATCAGGGTCGACGCGCTCCTCCCCGGGGTAGGCCCCGGAGTGACCCTCTTTCTGGCCGACGCACTCGCCCTCGCCGCCATCGGCTTCGCCACGTACGGTTCGTACCGACTCGTCCTCGTCGCCTTCGACCGCCACACCCCCGACAAGCGCCGTCAGCACGACGCGCGAAACGTCTTCCGCCTGACCTTCGGCGTGGCCGGGACCATAGCGGTCCTCGGTGTCATCACCCAGCAGTGGGTCGGGCTGCTGTTCTCCCTGGGGGTGGTCGGGTTCGCCGTCACCTTCGCGCTCCAGCAGCCGCTGTTCTCGCTCATCGGCTGGCTGTACATCATGGTCAAGCGCCCCTACCAGGTGGGCGACCGGGTCGAGATCGAGGATTCGAAAGGCGACGTGGTCGAGGTCTCCTTTCTGGTGACGACGCTGTGGGAGATAAACGGCGGGCTGGTGTCCTCGAACCAGCCCTCCGGTCGCATCATCACGCTGCCAAACAGCGTCGTCCTCTCCTCGCACGTGATGAACTACACCCGCGAGGACTTCCCGTTCGTCTGGAACGAGCTGTCGATACAGGTGGCCTACGAGACCGACTTCGAGTTCGCGACCGAGCGGATGCGGACGGTGGCCGACGAGTACATCGGCGACGAGATGGCCGCCCGTATCGGCCGGTACCGGAAACGCCTCTCGGAGACGCCGGTCGAACTGGAAGTGCAGGACCGCCCGTCGGTCAACGTCGTCCAGCAGGAGTCGTGGGTCGAGTTCCGCCTGCGGTACCTCGTCCACCCGCGGCGCGGCCAGCGGGTGCGAAACGAGCTGTACAAGCGGATTCTCGACGCGTTCAACGAGGAGCCCGAGCGGGTGAAGTTCCCGGTGAGCCGGAATCGGTGA
- a CDS encoding long-chain fatty acid--CoA ligase, translating into MPGGSPQTLRPFLWRARQLYAETEVVSRTHEGIVRYDYDTYGDRVAQLANALTAAGYGAPDSAPQDSPARIGTFCWNHHRHFETYFGVPGAGAQLHTINPLLPDEHIQYIVENAADRTLFVDQSLLPKLEGAVADDPDPFETVERYVVMGESVPETELDAVAYESFIGDQPTTYDWPELSEDRPAGLCYTSGTTGRPKGVEYTQQMLWSHTMGIQSPQGIPLADDDVMMPIVPMFHVNAWGLPFSATAGGAKHVYPGPKPSPEDLAGLIEDEGVTVTAGVPTVWLGLMEYVEEHDVDLSSLDRLVVGGSAAPEAMIRFFDDRGVDLVHAWGMTETAPVGTVSHLKHGLAEEDYETQLSKRRKQGLVVPGLEFRVVDDDGERVPHDGESFGELHVRGPWVTTEYFARPEATEAEFADGYLKTGDVVTVDPDGYIDIVDRAKDVIKSGGEWISSQELENELLSHEAVAEAAVIGVPHERWQERPLALVVPSEDGAESLSDVLRDHIREKYPDWWVPDTVVTIDEIPKTATGKFDKKVLRDEYADESLVRGRVPDDAAPE; encoded by the coding sequence ATGCCAGGTGGTTCTCCCCAGACACTCCGGCCGTTCCTGTGGCGCGCGCGCCAGCTGTACGCTGAGACGGAGGTCGTCTCGCGAACGCACGAGGGTATCGTCAGGTACGACTACGACACCTACGGCGACCGCGTCGCGCAACTCGCCAACGCGCTCACAGCGGCGGGCTACGGCGCCCCCGACTCGGCACCACAGGACTCCCCCGCGCGTATCGGGACGTTCTGCTGGAATCACCATCGCCACTTCGAGACGTACTTCGGCGTCCCGGGAGCGGGCGCGCAACTGCACACCATCAATCCGCTGTTGCCCGACGAGCACATCCAGTACATCGTCGAGAACGCGGCCGACCGGACGCTCTTTGTCGACCAGTCGCTGCTGCCGAAACTCGAAGGCGCAGTCGCCGACGACCCCGACCCCTTCGAGACGGTCGAGCGGTACGTGGTGATGGGCGAGTCGGTCCCCGAGACCGAGCTCGACGCCGTCGCCTACGAGTCGTTCATCGGCGACCAGCCGACGACCTACGACTGGCCCGAACTTTCCGAGGACCGGCCCGCCGGGCTCTGTTACACCTCCGGGACGACCGGGCGGCCCAAAGGCGTCGAGTACACCCAGCAGATGCTGTGGTCGCACACGATGGGCATCCAGTCACCGCAGGGAATCCCGCTCGCGGACGACGACGTGATGATGCCTATCGTCCCGATGTTCCACGTCAACGCGTGGGGGCTCCCCTTCTCGGCGACCGCCGGGGGCGCGAAACACGTCTATCCCGGTCCCAAACCGTCGCCCGAAGACCTCGCCGGCCTCATCGAGGACGAGGGCGTCACCGTCACCGCCGGCGTCCCGACCGTCTGGCTCGGGCTGATGGAGTACGTCGAGGAGCACGACGTCGACCTCTCGTCGCTCGACCGACTGGTGGTCGGCGGCAGCGCCGCGCCCGAGGCGATGATACGCTTTTTCGACGACAGAGGGGTCGACCTCGTCCACGCCTGGGGGATGACCGAGACCGCCCCCGTCGGCACGGTGTCGCATCTCAAACACGGTCTCGCGGAGGAGGACTACGAGACCCAGCTCTCGAAGCGCCGCAAACAGGGGCTCGTGGTTCCGGGACTCGAGTTCAGGGTCGTCGACGACGACGGCGAGCGGGTCCCCCACGACGGGGAGTCGTTCGGCGAACTCCACGTTCGCGGGCCGTGGGTCACCACGGAGTACTTCGCGCGGCCGGAGGCCACCGAAGCGGAGTTCGCGGACGGCTACCTCAAGACCGGCGACGTGGTGACGGTCGACCCCGACGGCTACATCGACATCGTCGACCGCGCCAAGGACGTCATCAAGAGCGGCGGCGAGTGGATATCCTCACAGGAGCTGGAGAACGAACTGCTGAGCCACGAGGCCGTCGCCGAGGCCGCGGTCATCGGCGTCCCCCACGAGCGCTGGCAGGAACGCCCGCTCGCGCTGGTCGTCCCCAGCGAGGACGGCGCCGAGTCGCTGTCGGACGTGCTGCGTGACCACATCCGGGAGAAGTACCCGGACTGGTGGGTCCCGGACACCGTCGTCACCATCGACGAGATACCCAAGACAGCGACGGGGAAGTTCGACAAGAAGGTGCTTCGCGACGAGTACGCGGACGAGTCGCTGGTCAGGGGACGCGTCCCCGACGACGCGGCGCCGGAGTAG
- a CDS encoding PTS-dependent dihydroxyacetone kinase phosphotransferase subunit DhaM: MVGLVVVSHSATAAEGIAEVAGEMGGDTRIEPVGGDGQGGFGTVADGIEDALDEADSGDGVVVLVDLGSAVMNAEVAIETSDVKAVIADAPVLEGAVNAAVAATSSKATVESVREQAEAARGVEKL, from the coding sequence ATGGTCGGACTCGTCGTCGTCTCTCACAGCGCAACGGCCGCCGAAGGTATCGCCGAGGTCGCGGGTGAGATGGGCGGGGACACGCGTATCGAACCGGTCGGCGGGGACGGGCAGGGCGGTTTCGGAACCGTCGCCGACGGTATCGAGGACGCGCTGGACGAGGCCGACAGCGGGGACGGCGTGGTGGTCCTCGTCGACCTCGGGAGCGCCGTGATGAACGCGGAAGTTGCTATCGAGACGAGCGACGTCAAGGCGGTCATCGCCGACGCGCCGGTGCTCGAAGGCGCTGTCAACGCCGCCGTGGCCGCGACGAGCTCGAAAGCGACTGTCGAATCGGTCCGGGAACAGGCCGAAGCGGCCCGGGGCGTCGAGAAGCTGTAG